TCGTCGCGATGTCGGATGCCCGCCTCGGCGAGATCGGCGAGCATGCCGGGCGTGCCGACGGCGAAGACCTCTTCGATTCCCGTCGTGTGCAGGTGCGCGATCAGGCCGTCGGTCGAAATCAGGATCCGATCGCGATCGACGTCGAACCCCATCGCCGCGACCTTTCGCAGATAGTCGTCGCGGCCCTTCGAGGAATTGTTCGTGAGCAGGTAGAAGTGGATTCCGCGTCGCGTCAGGTCGTCCAGAAACGCGCGGCTGCCGGGAAACGGCGTCTCGTCGAGGCCGAGCGTGCCGTCGATATCGAGAAACGCGAGGCGCTTGCGCCCGGCGAACGCGTCGTAGCGGGCGGCGAGATCGCTCACGGCTGCGTCTCCGGTGCGACGGGAGCTGTATCGGTTCCCGGCTCGTCAGGAAGAGGCTCGCTCGCTTTCGCAACCGCCGCGCCGGGCGTTTTCGCGGTCGGGGTCGGACTCGCTTCGCGTTCGATCAAGTTGATGTCGACGCGCGGCGCTTCACCCGGTGCGAGGATAACAAGACGTGCCTTCGCCAACGCGCGCATCGCCATGTCGGTGTAGAGATCCACGCGCGTGAGTTCGGGTGTTTTCGTTTTTTGCACAAGCACCTGGCGGAACCGGTCAGCCGCGCCCGCGGCCTGGCGTTTGCGCGAATCGGCGGCCTGTCCGGCCTCGTGCAGTCGTTTCCCGGCCTCGCCTCTGGCCAGATTTCGTCGCTGATCCCGTTCGGATTCGGCGTCGTTCTGCATGCGCGCGGCCTCGGCCTTGGCGTCGTTCACCTTGCGAAACGACGCAGCGGCCTCCGACGGCGGGTTCACGGATTGCAGATTGACGGCGACGAGCGTGAGCCCCGTGCCGTACCGCTCCATCATCGCCTGCGCCTCACGGCGAACATCCGTTTCGATCTTTGCCTTGCCCGACGTGAGCACGTCGTCCACCGGCATCGAAGCGGCCGCACCGACCAGCGCCGTGCGCACCGCGTGCGCCAGCAGCGCCCCGGCGTCCTCGACTCCGAAGAGCGATGCGCCGAGTTGCGTGATCTGGTACTGCACGACCACGCCGATGTCGATGAGGTTTTCATCGCCGGTGACGAGCCCGATCTGTTCCTCGAAATCGCCGGTGACGGCGAGGCGCGCGACCTGCCCGGTCTTCACTTTGTCGATCCGGTCGATGCCCCACGGGGCACGCAGCGCGAGGCCGGGACCAACGGCGTCGGTCACCATGCGGCCGAATCGGCGCACCGCCGCCGTCTCGCCGTTTGCCACCGCGTAGATCGACGCGACGAGCGAAACGGCCACGAACGCACCCGCCGCGATCGCGAGCGAAAGTCCGCGATGCGTCGCGACGAATCGCACAAACGCGGTAATGACCCGCACGCTCGGTGGGGTCGTTTGTTCGCGGTCACTCGCCATGAAGCTGCCGCAGCAAGGGGGAATCGGCCGACAAAAAAATCGTGGTCTTTTCGCCGACGATCTTTTCGTAGGTCTCCAACGTGCGAAGGAACCGGTAAAAATCCGGGTCCTTGGCGTAGGCGTCGGCGAACAGGCGAAGCGCCTCGGCCTCGCCCTCGCCGCGTATGGCCTCGGACTGCGCGCTCGCCTCGGCCAGAATCTTCTCGCGCTCGGCGACGGCTTGCGCTTCGATTTTCAGCGCTTCCTCCTCACCCTCGGACCGGTACTTCGTGGCGATGCGCGCGCGTTCGGCGCGCATGCGTTTGATGACACTCGCGCGGTTTTGCGCCGGCAGGTTGAAGCCGTTGATCTGCAGATCGACGATTTCGATGCCGAAACTCGACGTCGCGATCCCATTGACCGCCTCGGCGACGCGCTTCGAGATCTCGCGCAGTTTCACCCGCGTGGGATCGACGTTGAGAAAGTGCTCGATGGGTTCGCTGCCCACGGCCGCGCCCAGCGCCGAGGACATGATGTCGAGTAGCCGCGCCTCGGCCTCGGGGCGCGCCTTGACGGTCTGCGTGAACCGGAGCGGATCGGCGATCTTCCAACAGATAAAGCTGTCGATTAGCACATTCTTCTTGTCGAGGGTGAGCAGTTCGGTCGGTTCGGCATCGAAGACGAGCAGCCGCGAATCCATCCGGACAACGGAATCGATCGGCCACGGCGCTTTGACGTTGAGCCCCGGCCCCGCGACGCCGGGCAACGCGCGGCCGAATCGCGTGACGATGGCCTGCTCGGTTTCGTCGATCGTGTAGATCGCGGTGAACGCCAGCCAGGCAACGACGGCGGCGCACGCGGCGATCAGGGCGGTTTTTCGCGTCATGGTTTGGCCCCCGTGGCGGGAACAACATCGGGCACTTCCCGCCAGACGATCACGTTGCGGCCCTTGACCGCGCCGGGAACGACGAAGATCTCGCGACCGGCGAGCACGCGCTCGGTCGCCTCCAGCCAGAGCAAGTGGCGCAACACATCCTTACCGGTCAGGTACGCCGATGCGCCGGCGGCGAATCCCGTCGCGCGGCCCGACGCCGTCGTTTTCGCGGTGGCGGCTTGAGCGGCGGCGGTGGCGACATCGAGCGCCGCCCGCCCGCGCGCCTTGGGAACCTCGGCGGCGAGCCGCTCATACGCTTCGTGAATGCGCGTCGATCGGTCCTCGCGCGCACTGGAAACGTCGCGGAACGCAAACACGGCGTCCTGCGGAGGATGGATGTCGACGAGGTGGATCGAGTCGATGCGCACGCCCGCGTTCACCGCGTCGAGCTGCGACTGCAAATTCGTTTGCACAAACGACTCGAGGTCCGCGCGGCCCGTGGTGAGGAGCGTGTCGAGTTCGTGCACGGCGATGTACTCGCGCGCGGCGGCCTGAGCGTAAAGCGAGATGATGTCACGGTCCTTTTCGAGACGGTAGAAATAATCGCGTGGCTTCGACAGGCCATAGTGGACGGACAGGCTCACGTCCACGAGGTTCTCGTCGCCGGCGATGGCGGTCGTCTCTTCACCGACCACGTTCATCGCCGCTACCGGGCTGTGCCACTGGCCGGGGTTCGCGAAGCGCGTGAGCTCGCGCCGATTGGCGAGGAGCGTCAGGTCGGTGCGGAATCCCACGTCAGTCTTGCGCGGATAGGACACGCGCCACACGTCGGCGCGGCCGATCGGTGCGGGAGGGGCATAGTGCAGGCCGGGCTCGCGATCCGGCGCGACCAGCCGACCGAAAACGAAACCGTATCCCAGCGAGTCGGCGGGCACGACGTAGAATCCGGAGAAAAGCCAAACAACCGCCGCGAGCGCTGTTCCAACTCGTGCGACGCGCCCGCGCGTCCGTGCCCAAAACGCACGGCGTTCGTCGTCCTCATGATGCGTGCCCGGAACGAACCCGAGCAGACTCTCGAAGT
Above is a window of Deltaproteobacteria bacterium DNA encoding:
- a CDS encoding protease modulator HflK, whose translation is MASDREQTTPPSVRVITAFVRFVATHRGLSLAIAAGAFVAVSLVASIYAVANGETAAVRRFGRMVTDAVGPGLALRAPWGIDRIDKVKTGQVARLAVTGDFEEQIGLVTGDENLIDIGVVVQYQITQLGASLFGVEDAGALLAHAVRTALVGAAASMPVDDVLTSGKAKIETDVRREAQAMMERYGTGLTLVAVNLQSVNPPSEAAASFRKVNDAKAEAARMQNDAESERDQRRNLARGEAGKRLHEAGQAADSRKRQAAGAADRFRQVLVQKTKTPELTRVDLYTDMAMRALAKARLVILAPGEAPRVDINLIEREASPTPTAKTPGAAVAKASEPLPDEPGTDTAPVAPETQP
- the hflC gene encoding protease modulator HflC, whose protein sequence is MTRKTALIAACAAVVAWLAFTAIYTIDETEQAIVTRFGRALPGVAGPGLNVKAPWPIDSVVRMDSRLLVFDAEPTELLTLDKKNVLIDSFICWKIADPLRFTQTVKARPEAEARLLDIMSSALGAAVGSEPIEHFLNVDPTRVKLREISKRVAEAVNGIATSSFGIEIVDLQINGFNLPAQNRASVIKRMRAERARIATKYRSEGEEEALKIEAQAVAEREKILAEASAQSEAIRGEGEAEALRLFADAYAKDPDFYRFLRTLETYEKIVGEKTTIFLSADSPLLRQLHGE